The following coding sequences lie in one Mycoplasma tauri genomic window:
- a CDS encoding Tex-like N-terminal domain-containing protein codes for MNISIKFVAKKLELNEEQVSTVLTLMDEGATVPFIARYRKGVTGGLDEEVIQKIHEMYVYDVELNKRKDAILKILEEKKLLTPEISQKINEAETKAAVENIYEPFKVGKKTKATEAIALGLEPLAKIIMESDNPKFNPYREAEKYISEKVPTVEFAIEQAQYIISQIISQDVNNRDSIKNQIYNFGWIICKKKKNSIDEKEVFKQYYDYKERVKFIPNHRILAISRGEDLKIITYDIEEFNIAKITYDLNNKYFKIKTTGKIIHNSVVDSLERLILPSVIREIKSDLFARAEVEAIKLFAENVESMLLFPAVKNKWIMSIDPAFANGCKIAILNPHGDFLEKALIFPNPPRLQIEKSEEIVKKLLNKYPINIIVIGNGTASRETEHFIAKIIKKWNENAENNNKSLKYAVVSEVGASVYSASSVAIDEFPELNVEERSAINIGRRFQDPLNELIKIDPKSIGVGQYQHDVNQKELASALKFKVDKAVNLVGVDLNTASKQILKFISGLNDKLAQNIVDYRKENREFNDRETLLKVKGIGEKAYQQAVGFLRLYNSKNFFDRTSIHPESYDLAQKIVDELNIDLQNIDTKYLENQKISDLANKFETNEYDIKLIMDSLINPTKDIRDEKDGYILKDSVLNLEDLKEGMIIEGSVQNITDFGAFVYIGIKQGVLIHISNMKRDKNHFIKHPSEVVKTGDNIKLEIIGIEKDRERIQGKLIW; via the coding sequence ATGAACATATCAATAAAATTTGTTGCTAAAAAATTAGAACTTAATGAAGAACAAGTTTCAACTGTACTAACATTAATGGATGAAGGTGCTACAGTACCTTTTATTGCTCGTTATCGTAAAGGTGTCACTGGCGGTCTTGATGAAGAAGTAATTCAAAAAATTCATGAAATGTATGTTTATGATGTTGAATTAAATAAGAGAAAGGATGCAATTCTCAAAATTTTAGAAGAGAAAAAACTTTTGACACCAGAAATTAGTCAAAAAATAAACGAAGCTGAGACAAAAGCTGCGGTTGAAAATATTTATGAACCATTTAAAGTTGGTAAAAAAACAAAGGCAACTGAAGCTATAGCTTTAGGGCTTGAACCGCTTGCTAAAATTATTATGGAAAGTGATAATCCTAAATTTAATCCATATAGAGAAGCTGAAAAATATATATCTGAAAAAGTGCCAACTGTTGAATTTGCAATTGAACAAGCTCAATATATAATTAGTCAAATAATTTCTCAAGATGTAAATAATAGAGATTCAATTAAAAACCAAATTTATAACTTTGGTTGAATTATTTGTAAAAAGAAAAAGAATTCTATCGATGAAAAAGAAGTTTTTAAACAGTATTATGATTATAAAGAAAGAGTTAAATTTATTCCAAATCATAGAATTTTAGCTATTTCTCGAGGCGAAGATTTAAAAATAATCACATATGATATTGAAGAATTCAATATAGCAAAAATTACTTATGATTTAAATAATAAATATTTCAAAATTAAAACAACAGGAAAAATTATTCACAATTCAGTTGTTGATAGTTTAGAAAGACTTATTTTACCATCTGTTATAAGAGAAATAAAATCTGATCTCTTTGCACGTGCTGAAGTCGAAGCTATAAAACTTTTTGCTGAAAATGTTGAATCTATGCTTTTATTTCCTGCAGTAAAAAATAAATGAATAATGTCTATTGATCCAGCTTTTGCTAATGGTTGTAAAATTGCAATATTGAACCCACACGGGGACTTTTTGGAAAAAGCATTAATTTTTCCAAATCCTCCTAGATTACAGATTGAAAAGTCAGAGGAAATAGTTAAAAAACTTTTAAATAAATACCCAATAAATATTATTGTTATTGGTAATGGAACAGCTTCTAGAGAAACAGAACATTTTATAGCTAAAATTATTAAAAAATGAAATGAGAATGCAGAAAACAACAATAAATCTTTAAAATATGCAGTTGTTTCAGAAGTTGGTGCTTCTGTTTATTCAGCTTCATCTGTTGCAATTGATGAGTTTCCAGAATTAAATGTAGAAGAAAGAAGTGCAATTAATATTGGCAGGAGATTTCAAGATCCACTTAATGAATTAATAAAGATTGATCCAAAATCTATAGGGGTTGGTCAATATCAGCATGATGTTAATCAAAAAGAGCTTGCCAGTGCTTTAAAATTTAAAGTTGACAAAGCTGTTAACCTTGTTGGTGTTGATTTAAATACTGCTTCAAAACAAATCCTTAAATTTATATCTGGATTAAATGATAAATTAGCACAAAATATTGTTGATTATAGAAAAGAAAATAGAGAATTTAATGATAGAGAAACTCTGCTAAAAGTTAAAGGTATAGGTGAAAAAGCGTATCAACAAGCTGTTGGATTTTTAAGGCTTTATAATTCTAAAAACTTTTTTGATCGTACAAGTATTCACCCAGAATCCTATGATTTAGCTCAAAAAATTGTTGATGAGTTAAACATTGACTTGCAAAATATTGATACAAAATATCTTGAAAATCAAAAAATTAGCGACTTAGCAAATAAATTTGAAACAAATGAGTACGACATTAAATTAATAATGGATTCATTAATTAATCCTACAAAGGATATTCGTGATGAAAAAGATGGATATATTTTAAAAGATTCTGTTCTTAATCTTGAAGATTTAAAAGAAGGAATGATTATTGAGGGTTCTGTTCAAAATATTACTGATTTTGGAGCTTTTGTTTATATAGGAATTAAGCAAGGAGTTCTGATTCATATTTCTAACATGAAAAGAGATAAAAATCATTTTATAAAACACCCTTCAGAAGTTGTTAAAACTGGTGATAATATTAAATTAGAAATAATTGGCATTGAAAAAGATAGAGAAAGAATTCAAGGAAAACTCATTTGATAA
- a CDS encoding MAGa7180 family putative nuclease encodes MRKFYNGRDYFVDESERVIILSDSMQQKLLNGNQFEKFKKLGGSSVGNILTPDRFNSDFKAFCHITRLSLPVLQRKYVRAGETLEPKIIDHLSTYFEKKFGPEFKIKHIEAKNVNYDYFKDEYVLGGVPDALIESKKIVFEIKTTQEKNWAAWTINGSVAQSMDKKDGVPLNYKKQAQLYTNLLNYDRFMIVGLFLKDEDYLNPEKVNVAERKMEVFQYKVKNNRELELQIADDKEKLIKFHEKYSLHKEKISPQYDLINDIDQVEYLKCKNEQEWEELFNKWKKLGKIDQDIDFKNV; translated from the coding sequence ATGAGAAAATTTTACAACGGAAGAGACTACTTTGTGGATGAAAGTGAAAGAGTGATAATTCTTTCTGATTCTATGCAGCAAAAATTACTTAATGGAAACCAATTTGAAAAATTTAAAAAACTCGGTGGGTCATCAGTTGGAAACATTTTAACACCAGATAGGTTTAATAGTGATTTTAAGGCTTTTTGTCATATAACAAGGCTTTCGCTACCGGTGCTTCAGAGAAAATATGTGAGAGCTGGCGAGACGCTTGAACCTAAAATCATAGATCATCTTTCAACATATTTTGAAAAAAAGTTTGGACCGGAATTTAAAATAAAACATATAGAAGCTAAAAATGTCAATTATGACTATTTTAAAGATGAATATGTCTTAGGTGGTGTGCCTGATGCATTGATAGAATCAAAAAAAATTGTTTTTGAAATTAAAACTACTCAAGAAAAAAACTGAGCTGCCTGAACAATTAATGGATCTGTTGCACAATCAATGGATAAAAAAGATGGTGTTCCTTTGAATTATAAGAAACAAGCCCAACTCTACACTAACTTGTTGAATTATGATAGATTCATGATTGTTGGACTATTTTTAAAAGATGAAGATTACCTAAATCCAGAAAAAGTTAATGTTGCAGAAAGAAAAATGGAAGTATTCCAATATAAAGTTAAAAACAATAGAGAACTTGAATTGCAAATTGCAGATGATAAGGAAAAATTAATAAAGTTTCATGAAAAATATAGTTTGCATAAAGAAAAAATATCCCCACAATATGATTTAATTAATGATATTGACCAAGTAGAATACTTAAAATGTAAAAATGAACAAGAATGAGAAGAATTGTTTAACAAATGAAAAAAGCTTGGAAAAATTGACCAAGATATAGATTTTAAAAATGTTTAA